The segment ACCCAGCAGGGCTGGTTCATCGGCGTAAACGGCGGCAGCTCGCATTACAGCGTCAGCCACACCAGCTTCGACGATAACAACGACAGCGCATTCGGTGCCGTCGCCGGTTATCGCTGGGTCGTCGATCGTCCGTTCTCGCTTGGCGTGGAAGCGGGCTACGTCGATCTCGGCAGCATGAAGGCCACCGACGACGAGAGCTTCACTGGCTACTCCGACCTGTACAAGGCCAAGTTCAAGGGCCAGGCACTGTTGATTGGTGCCAACGGCAAGTGGGATCTCCCGCACGGCTTCACCATCACGGCTCGCGCCGGCCTCGCGCATTCGCGCGTGAAGTACACCGTTACTGAATACCTGTCGCCGTCCGTGCCGGGCTACACGCCGTACTACTCGAACAACGACTCCAACGACAACGGCGTCTACGGTGGCCTCGGTTTCGGTTACGACTTCAACGAAAACGTCGGCATTACCTTGACCTACGACCACTACGCCCTCAAGGCGGACGACATCACCGGCGACAAGCGCACGGTGAACGTAGGCGTGTTCGGCGCGGCGGTGGAATACCGCTTCTGGTAATCCAGGCTTTTTTGTTGGCTGCGTTTCAAGCCAAGCCACGACGAACGTCGTGGCTTGGCGGGCCACTCCCGGCTCCGCATAGCACTCAAGGAAGGAACGTAACCATGCGTAACGCCATGCTCGCCGCGGCAACCGCCGTTCTCCTGTTGCCCGCGTCATTCACCGCAAGCGCGTCATCGTCGTCGGCCTCGGTCACCCAGACAGGTGCCTTTGTCGCCGTCAGCGGCGGCACGTCGCATAACGACATCGACCGCAACGTTTCGTCGGCCAGCCATTTCCTGACGAAAGACGATAGCAGTACGGCATTCAGCGTCGTCGGCGGTTATCGCTGGGTGGTTTCCCGGCCTTTTTCGCTGGGTATCGAAGGCGGCTACGTCAGCCTCGGCAAGACCGACTGGTCGCAGATTTCCGGCGGGCTCAGCACCCGCTTCCGTGATCGCGAAAAAACGAAATCTGATGCGGTGCTAGTCGGTGTCAACGGCAAGGTGGATCTTCCCCACGGCTTCACCGCGACTGCGCGCCTGGGCCTCGCGCACGTGCGGACACGGTACCAGGCCGGCAGCGACGCCTACGTCGTCTACAAGCCG is part of the Luteibacter pinisoli genome and harbors:
- a CDS encoding outer membrane protein gives rise to the protein MRNAMLAAATAVLLLPASFTASASSSSASVTQTGAFVAVSGGTSHNDIDRNVSSASHFLTKDDSSTAFSVVGGYRWVVSRPFSLGIEGGYVSLGKTDWSQISGGLSTRFRDREKTKSDAVLVGVNGKVDLPHGFTATARLGLAHVRTRYQAGSDAYVVYKPTPPMSLQRSSSTDNAIYGGVGFGYDFNENVGLTLSFDRYGFKAEGPIDHGHTAHANVAGITAEYRFW
- a CDS encoding outer membrane protein; the encoded protein is MQKVLLSVAAAAALSFASFSASAVTQQGWFIGVNGGSSHYSVSHTSFDDNNDSAFGAVAGYRWVVDRPFSLGVEAGYVDLGSMKATDDESFTGYSDLYKAKFKGQALLIGANGKWDLPHGFTITARAGLAHSRVKYTVTEYLSPSVPGYTPYYSNNDSNDNGVYGGLGFGYDFNENVGITLTYDHYALKADDITGDKRTVNVGVFGAAVEYRFW